A single region of the Parasphingorhabdus litoris DSM 22379 genome encodes:
- a CDS encoding aquaporin, whose translation MGDFSRAQKLGAEALGSFFLFVTVVGSGIMAENLAGGNVAIALLGNTLATGAILFVLIAILAPISGAHFNPAVTFVMILRKELTLNVGVLFVIAQLIGGLIGVWAAHLMFELPVFQLSEKTRTGGGQWLGELIATFGLLFTILGTVRFRPDWVAPAVGLYISAGYWFTSSTSFANPAITVGRAFSNSFAGIAPADVAGFVAAQFVGAALAWMVTRWMFAPSPATEN comes from the coding sequence ATGGGGGATTTTTCAAGGGCGCAAAAGCTCGGCGCCGAAGCGCTGGGATCGTTTTTCCTGTTTGTCACCGTGGTTGGCTCAGGGATCATGGCCGAAAATCTGGCGGGCGGGAATGTCGCTATCGCGCTGCTCGGCAATACGCTGGCAACCGGCGCGATATTATTCGTGCTGATCGCGATATTGGCACCGATATCGGGTGCGCATTTCAATCCGGCGGTCACCTTTGTCATGATCTTGCGCAAAGAACTGACACTGAATGTTGGCGTTTTGTTTGTCATTGCGCAGCTCATCGGTGGTCTGATTGGTGTCTGGGCGGCCCATCTCATGTTTGAACTGCCGGTTTTCCAGCTGAGCGAGAAAACCCGAACCGGCGGTGGCCAGTGGCTCGGAGAACTGATCGCAACCTTCGGATTGCTGTTCACGATATTGGGTACGGTGCGCTTTCGCCCCGATTGGGTGGCACCAGCGGTGGGGCTTTATATATCCGCGGGCTATTGGTTCACCAGCTCGACTAGCTTTGCCAATCCGGCGATCACGGTTGGCCGCGCCTTTTCCAACAGCTTTGCCGGAATCGCGCCAGCGGATGTGGCTGGATTTGTCGCCGCTCAGTTTGTCGGTGCGGCCTTGGCATGGATGGTCACGCGCTGGATGTTTGCACCTTCACCTGCGACAGAAAATTAA
- a CDS encoding ArsR/SmtB family transcription factor produces METIRSHTAVDALSALAQEHRLAIFRLLVQAGRSGLPAGQIAKELDMPASSLSFHLSHLKNGGVVSDERDGRSIIYRADFQAMNQLMAFLLENCCAGDDCLPTDAADTCMEGQDA; encoded by the coding sequence ATGGAAACGATTCGAAGTCATACTGCTGTCGACGCCCTCTCTGCACTGGCGCAAGAACATCGCCTGGCGATATTTCGCTTGCTGGTGCAGGCGGGGCGCAGCGGATTGCCTGCCGGGCAAATTGCCAAGGAACTAGATATGCCAGCCAGTTCGCTATCTTTTCACCTGTCGCACCTCAAAAATGGTGGTGTGGTGAGCGATGAAAGGGATGGCCGTTCGATCATCTATCGCGCCGATTTTCAGGCGATGAACCAGTTGATGGCGTTTCTCCTGGAAAATTGCTGTGCGGGCGATGACTGCCTGCCGACGGATGCAGCGGACACATGTATGGAAGGACAAGACGCATGA
- a CDS encoding DUF448 domain-containing protein, producing the protein MRKLPNETPSKPLDRAPHRKCILTGESLPQEALVRLALSPDDGIAPDVRAKAPGRGAWISVDRNALEQAQAKGALKGALSRAFKTGKLDIPDDLAAQVENALERATLDRLGLEARGGMLLTGSEKIETAARQGDLQMLLHAADAGRDGSTKLDQAWRVGSDREGQDVRGQILPVDRQALSVALGRQNVVHIGITDHRAAGRISHMLDRWRHFIGSEKAGGASDHGSDDGGEAKKKVA; encoded by the coding sequence ATGCGGAAGCTCCCCAATGAGACGCCTTCTAAACCTTTAGATCGCGCACCACACCGTAAATGCATATTGACTGGGGAGAGCCTTCCCCAGGAAGCATTAGTGCGTTTGGCGCTCAGCCCCGATGACGGGATTGCCCCCGATGTCCGTGCCAAAGCGCCGGGCCGTGGCGCCTGGATCAGTGTCGATCGCAATGCATTGGAGCAGGCGCAGGCCAAGGGCGCGCTGAAAGGCGCATTGTCGCGCGCCTTCAAAACCGGCAAGCTTGATATTCCCGATGATCTGGCCGCACAGGTTGAAAATGCTCTGGAACGCGCCACATTAGACAGGCTGGGACTGGAAGCGCGTGGCGGAATGCTTCTGACCGGTTCAGAAAAGATTGAAACGGCTGCGCGGCAGGGCGATCTTCAGATGCTCCTCCACGCCGCTGATGCTGGTCGTGACGGGTCTACTAAACTCGATCAGGCATGGCGCGTCGGCAGTGACCGGGAAGGGCAGGATGTCCGCGGTCAGATATTGCCGGTGGACCGACAGGCCCTTTCTGTGGCATTGGGCCGTCAAAATGTCGTGCATATAGGTATAACCGACCACAGGGCGGCGGGGCGAATATCGCACATGCTGGATAGATGGCGTCACTTTATCGGGTCTGAGAAGGCCGGTGGCGCCAGCGATCATGGTAGTGATGATGGCGGTGAGGCGAAGAAGAAAGTTGCGTGA
- the rimP gene encoding ribosome maturation protein RimP: MTDMTAIMNLITPEAEALGFELVRVQFVSGADEPTLQIMAERPETGQLGIDDCAALSRRISEKFDVLEEEGRDPIEEAYRLEVSSPGIDRPLTRAKDYANWAGHEARINLIEAVSGKKQLRGLLDGIEGEIIAIDDRKAGRQTTTLDNVHSAKLILTDALIAATIPVSADGADEIEEDTLNEEQED; encoded by the coding sequence TTGACGGATATGACTGCCATTATGAACCTGATCACACCGGAAGCGGAAGCTTTGGGTTTTGAACTGGTGCGCGTGCAGTTTGTATCCGGCGCGGATGAGCCGACCTTGCAGATCATGGCGGAGCGACCAGAGACGGGCCAGCTCGGCATTGACGATTGCGCGGCCTTGTCACGGCGGATTTCAGAAAAATTTGATGTGCTGGAAGAAGAAGGGCGTGATCCGATTGAGGAAGCCTATCGGCTCGAAGTCAGTTCACCCGGTATCGATCGCCCGCTAACCCGCGCAAAAGACTACGCGAATTGGGCCGGACATGAAGCACGGATCAATCTGATCGAGGCGGTTTCGGGCAAGAAGCAATTGCGCGGCTTGCTAGACGGCATCGAAGGTGAGATAATAGCGATTGACGATCGCAAGGCGGGGCGTCAAACGACCACTCTCGACAACGTGCATAGCGCAAAACTGATTCTGACCGACGCCCTGATTGCTGCGACCATCCCGGTTTCTGCCGATGGCGCCGATGAAATTGAAGAAGATACTCTAAACGAAGAACAGGAAGACTAA
- a CDS encoding calcium/sodium antiporter — protein sequence MLIAIFTLLVGFVVLIVGGELLVRGAVRVAERAGMSELLIGLTIVGFGTSAPELVASVEAARAGSPGIAWGNVVGSNLANSLLILGTASLILPMVVPRGPLWRDGGLALVATVVLWLVASTSGITVAIGVGFLLVLCAYLSYAYWAEKTQPIGASALHEKAESLEVTDTHLHDVEPLWRSVLILIAGIVLIVLGGRWLVEGAVDLARLIGMSEAVIGLTVIAIGTSLPELVTSVIAAYKGASAVALGNVLGSNIFNLLLIGGVTAVIAPGTIPGEITNYGLPLLIATSLLLMLFAATGRRITRWEGAVLLIIYIAQLVYNVVAV from the coding sequence ATGCTGATCGCGATCTTTACCCTGCTGGTTGGCTTCGTCGTCCTGATTGTGGGCGGAGAACTGCTGGTGCGCGGCGCTGTTCGTGTGGCGGAGCGGGCTGGCATGTCAGAACTGTTGATCGGTCTCACTATCGTTGGCTTTGGTACTTCGGCGCCGGAATTAGTCGCGAGTGTAGAAGCGGCGCGTGCGGGATCGCCTGGCATAGCCTGGGGTAATGTCGTTGGGTCGAACCTCGCCAACAGTCTGCTGATCCTGGGGACAGCCTCCTTGATCTTGCCGATGGTCGTGCCGCGCGGGCCATTGTGGCGCGATGGCGGGTTGGCATTGGTTGCAACGGTCGTTCTCTGGCTGGTGGCAAGTACAAGCGGGATCACCGTTGCTATTGGTGTCGGTTTTCTCCTCGTTCTCTGCGCCTATCTCAGCTATGCTTATTGGGCTGAGAAGACGCAGCCTATCGGCGCGAGCGCGCTGCACGAGAAGGCGGAGTCGCTCGAAGTCACGGATACACATTTGCACGATGTCGAGCCGCTCTGGCGATCCGTTCTGATATTGATTGCGGGTATTGTGTTGATCGTTTTGGGCGGTCGCTGGCTCGTTGAAGGGGCTGTGGATCTGGCGCGTTTGATCGGCATGAGTGAGGCTGTAATCGGGCTTACGGTCATTGCCATCGGTACTTCGCTGCCGGAACTGGTGACCTCTGTTATTGCGGCTTACAAGGGGGCGAGCGCGGTAGCGCTGGGTAATGTGCTGGGGTCGAACATCTTCAACCTGCTGCTGATTGGCGGGGTTACTGCGGTGATTGCGCCGGGGACCATTCCGGGTGAGATCACCAACTATGGTCTGCCTTTGCTGATTGCGACGTCGTTACTGTTGATGCTCTTTGCTGCCACAGGGCGGCGGATAACGCGGTGGGAGGGGGCTGTCCTCTTGATCATTTACATCGCGCAGCTCGTTTACAATGTGGTGGCGGTCTAA
- the infB gene encoding translation initiation factor IF-2: MSEDNKDTAKPARKPLGLKRSVEPGEVKQTFSHGRTNKVVVEVKRRKLVGKPGAQEAAKDIVPETPAPAPAPAPVEAKKPAPAPKPKQEDVLTRQEKQAKLLREAEEARLAAMEEARKRDTKAKKDQTAEEKKRAEDKRKAEEEAAKKAQEEIKAAEEAAAAAAAEAAEAPKADEAKPATSGTSHPPARKFTPVEAPKRPEPKQKPKTGRSDRGDRRQSGKLTVNRALRGEDGAARARSLAALKRAREKEKRAQMSGQPREPREKQIRDVIVPEAITVQELSKRMGEKGADLVKSLFNMGSMVTVNQTIDQDTAELLVEEFGHNIQRVSEADVEIDTESDVDPEETLKPRPPVVTIMGHVDHGKTSLLDALRGTDVVAGEAGGITQHIGAYQVKMKNGDKITFLDTPGHEAFTSMRLRGANATDIVILVVAADDGLMPQTIEAINHTKAADVPMIVAINKIDKEGADPMQVRTRLLEHEVIVEEMSGDVQDVEVSALKKTNLEELIEKIHLQAELLELKARPDRAAEGIVIEAKLDKGRGPVATVLVQRGTLKRGDIFVVGSQTGKVRAMIDDKGAQPKEAGPSVPVEVLGLSGVPSAGDKLTVVENESRAREVATYRAEQEKLQRTTQAPTSLENMFSAAADSAVEFPLLVKADVQGSTEAIVQALNKISNDDIKVRILHSGVGAITESDVTLASASKAPIIGFNVRPNAKAREIAKRDGVRLKYFDIIYDLTDEIRAEMAGELGPEKIENVMGRAEVKEVFKSGKRDKAAGLLVTEGTLRKGLFARLTREDVIVSKTTIASLRRFKDDVEEVRAGMECGAVLEDTNDIKPGDMLEVFEVEEKERVL, translated from the coding sequence ATGAGTGAAGATAACAAAGATACCGCAAAACCTGCACGCAAGCCTTTGGGACTGAAGCGTTCGGTTGAGCCCGGTGAAGTCAAACAGACGTTTAGCCACGGTCGGACCAACAAGGTCGTCGTCGAGGTCAAGCGCCGTAAACTCGTGGGCAAGCCCGGAGCACAGGAAGCTGCCAAGGATATAGTGCCGGAAACCCCGGCACCGGCGCCTGCGCCTGCTCCTGTTGAAGCGAAGAAGCCGGCTCCGGCGCCCAAGCCAAAGCAGGAAGACGTGCTGACCCGTCAGGAAAAGCAGGCGAAATTGCTGCGCGAGGCCGAAGAAGCCCGTCTGGCCGCCATGGAAGAAGCGCGCAAACGCGATACCAAGGCCAAGAAAGACCAGACCGCCGAAGAGAAAAAGCGCGCCGAAGACAAGCGTAAGGCGGAAGAAGAAGCGGCTAAAAAGGCTCAGGAAGAGATTAAAGCGGCGGAAGAAGCGGCTGCTGCTGCGGCTGCCGAAGCGGCAGAGGCACCAAAGGCTGACGAAGCCAAGCCAGCGACCAGCGGCACGTCACATCCGCCTGCACGCAAATTTACACCGGTTGAGGCTCCGAAACGGCCTGAACCGAAGCAGAAGCCAAAAACCGGACGCAGTGATCGTGGTGATCGCCGCCAATCCGGCAAGCTGACCGTTAACCGCGCTCTCCGCGGGGAAGACGGCGCAGCACGTGCACGTTCGCTTGCGGCGCTGAAACGCGCGCGTGAGAAAGAAAAGCGGGCGCAAATGTCGGGTCAACCGCGCGAGCCGCGTGAGAAGCAGATTCGTGATGTGATCGTGCCGGAAGCAATTACCGTGCAGGAACTGTCCAAGCGCATGGGCGAAAAGGGCGCTGATCTCGTCAAATCCCTGTTCAACATGGGTTCGATGGTGACCGTCAACCAGACGATTGATCAGGATACAGCAGAATTGCTGGTCGAGGAATTTGGCCACAATATCCAGCGCGTGTCCGAGGCCGACGTTGAAATTGATACGGAATCGGATGTTGATCCGGAAGAAACGCTGAAACCGCGTCCGCCGGTGGTTACGATTATGGGGCATGTCGACCATGGTAAGACGTCGCTGCTCGACGCACTGCGCGGTACCGATGTGGTCGCTGGCGAAGCTGGCGGCATTACCCAACATATCGGCGCTTATCAGGTTAAAATGAAAAATGGCGACAAGATCACCTTCCTCGATACGCCGGGCCATGAAGCCTTTACCAGCATGCGGCTGCGCGGGGCGAATGCCACCGATATCGTTATCCTGGTGGTGGCGGCCGATGACGGTCTGATGCCGCAGACGATTGAGGCGATCAACCACACCAAGGCGGCCGATGTGCCGATGATTGTGGCGATCAACAAGATCGACAAGGAAGGCGCCGACCCGATGCAGGTGCGCACGCGTCTGTTGGAACATGAAGTGATCGTCGAGGAAATGTCTGGTGACGTGCAGGATGTTGAAGTTTCTGCACTCAAGAAGACCAATCTCGAAGAGCTGATCGAGAAGATTCACTTGCAGGCCGAACTGCTTGAACTCAAGGCCCGTCCCGATCGTGCCGCTGAGGGCATTGTGATCGAGGCCAAGCTCGACAAGGGACGCGGTCCTGTGGCCACCGTTTTGGTCCAGCGCGGTACGCTGAAACGCGGTGATATCTTTGTTGTCGGCTCGCAAACCGGTAAGGTTCGGGCGATGATCGACGACAAGGGCGCACAGCCCAAGGAAGCCGGTCCATCGGTTCCGGTCGAAGTGCTGGGTCTGTCCGGCGTTCCGTCTGCCGGCGACAAGCTGACCGTGGTCGAGAATGAATCGCGCGCGCGCGAAGTCGCGACCTACCGTGCTGAGCAAGAGAAACTGCAACGCACGACGCAGGCACCGACGAGCCTGGAGAATATGTTCTCTGCGGCTGCGGACAGCGCGGTTGAATTCCCGCTGCTCGTTAAAGCCGACGTGCAGGGCAGTACCGAGGCGATTGTCCAGGCACTGAACAAGATATCCAATGACGATATCAAGGTCCGCATCCTGCACAGCGGCGTGGGCGCGATCACCGAGTCCGACGTAACCTTGGCAAGTGCCAGCAAGGCCCCGATTATCGGCTTTAACGTCCGTCCCAATGCCAAGGCGCGCGAAATTGCGAAGCGCGATGGTGTGCGGCTGAAATATTTCGATATCATCTATGATCTGACCGATGAAATCCGCGCTGAAATGGCCGGTGAGCTGGGCCCAGAGAAGATCGAGAACGTCATGGGCCGCGCCGAGGTCAAAGAGGTGTTCAAATCGGGCAAGCGCGACAAGGCCGCTGGTCTGCTGGTCACCGAAGGAACGCTCCGCAAAGGCCTATTCGCACGGCTCACCCGCGAGGATGTCATCGTCAGCAAGACGACCATCGCCTCGCTGCGCCGCTTCAAAGACG
- the nusA gene encoding transcription termination factor NusA: MASAISANKAELLAIANAVASEKMIDKTIVVEAMEEAIQKAARARYGAENDIRAKLDLQTGDLRLWRVVEVVEEVEDYFKQVDLKQADKLEKGSKLGDFIVDPLPAVDLGRIDAQSAKQVIFQKVRDAERERQFEEFKDRAGEIITGVVKSVEFGHVVVDLGRAEGVIRRDQQIPREAARVGDRVRSLIMNVRRENRGPQIFLSRAHPDFMKLLFAQEVPEIYDGIIEIKAAARDPGSRAKIGVISQDSSIDPVGACVGMKGSRVQAVVQEMQGEKIDIIPWSDDIATFVVNALQPATVSRVLIDEEEGRIEVVVPDDQLSLAIGRRGQNVRLASQLTGLAIDIMTEADSSEKRQAEFAVRTAMFQEDLDVDETLSQLLVAEGFSEMEEVAYVAPEELSNIEGFDDELAAELQSRALEALERREAAAKAERTELGVEDAIAELPHMTEAMLVTLGKAGLKTLDDVADLATDELVLKRKAEPRRRNDNRKPEPDGVLAQYGLTEEQGNEIIMAARAHWFDDEEEAAPAAEAEAETGEDANAEAPQ; encoded by the coding sequence ATGGCCAGTGCCATTTCTGCAAATAAGGCTGAATTGCTAGCTATCGCCAATGCCGTTGCATCGGAAAAGATGATCGACAAGACCATCGTCGTTGAAGCAATGGAAGAGGCGATCCAGAAAGCCGCTCGTGCTCGCTATGGTGCGGAAAATGATATTCGTGCCAAGCTCGACCTGCAAACCGGCGACCTGCGTCTCTGGCGTGTGGTTGAGGTGGTTGAAGAAGTTGAAGACTATTTCAAGCAGGTTGACCTGAAACAGGCCGATAAGCTGGAAAAAGGCTCGAAACTGGGCGACTTTATCGTTGATCCGCTGCCTGCTGTTGATCTGGGCCGCATTGATGCGCAGTCCGCGAAACAGGTTATCTTTCAGAAAGTCCGTGACGCAGAGCGTGAGCGGCAGTTTGAAGAGTTTAAAGACCGCGCTGGTGAAATCATCACCGGTGTCGTGAAGTCGGTAGAATTCGGCCATGTCGTCGTTGATCTGGGCCGTGCCGAAGGTGTTATCCGCCGCGACCAGCAAATTCCGCGCGAAGCCGCCCGTGTTGGTGACCGCGTCCGTTCGCTGATCATGAATGTGCGCCGCGAAAATCGCGGACCACAGATATTCCTGTCTCGCGCCCATCCCGATTTCATGAAGCTCTTGTTTGCGCAGGAAGTTCCCGAAATTTATGACGGCATAATCGAGATTAAAGCCGCCGCCCGTGACCCCGGCAGCCGCGCCAAAATCGGCGTGATCAGCCAGGACAGCTCAATCGATCCGGTTGGTGCCTGTGTGGGTATGAAGGGTAGCCGTGTTCAGGCCGTCGTGCAGGAAATGCAGGGCGAAAAAATCGACATCATTCCTTGGTCCGACGATATCGCGACCTTTGTTGTCAACGCACTGCAGCCTGCAACGGTGAGCCGCGTGCTGATTGACGAAGAAGAAGGCCGCATCGAAGTGGTTGTTCCTGACGATCAGCTCAGCCTTGCCATTGGTCGCCGCGGACAGAATGTCCGTCTCGCGTCACAATTGACCGGCCTGGCCATCGACATCATGACCGAAGCCGACAGCAGCGAGAAGCGTCAGGCCGAATTTGCCGTCCGCACCGCGATGTTCCAGGAAGATCTCGACGTGGATGAAACCTTGTCGCAGCTTCTGGTCGCTGAAGGCTTTAGCGAGATGGAAGAAGTCGCTTATGTCGCACCGGAAGAGCTTTCCAATATCGAAGGCTTTGACGATGAGCTGGCGGCCGAACTGCAAAGCCGTGCGCTGGAAGCATTGGAGCGTCGTGAGGCGGCTGCCAAGGCAGAGCGTACCGAGCTTGGCGTTGAAGATGCGATTGCCGAACTGCCTCATATGACCGAAGCCATGCTGGTGACTCTGGGTAAAGCGGGCCTCAAAACTCTCGACGATGTTGCTGATCTGGCAACCGACGAGCTGGTTCTGAAGCGCAAAGCCGAGCCACGCCGCCGCAATGACAATCGCAAGCCAGAGCCCGATGGCGTACTGGCGCAATATGGTCTGACCGAAGAGCAGGGCAATGAGATTATCATGGCCGCTCGTGCGCACTGGTTTGACGACGAGGAAGAAGCTGCTCCGGCTGCTGAAGCTGAGGCGGAAACAGGGGAGGACGCTAATGCGGAAGCTCCCCAATGA
- a CDS encoding VOC family protein: MKRFHLNLKVSDLEKSRAYYANLFGEQPAVVKPDYIKWMLDDPYINFSIEPVSDATGGETGIAHVGLQAESPEELQAVYERVQDAAGPRFEEGATTCCYASSEKNWTQDPDGLIWEAFYTDGQVTHYGKLPDLGGGKSDAACCLN, translated from the coding sequence ATGAAAAGATTTCACCTCAACCTGAAAGTATCGGATCTCGAAAAATCCCGAGCCTATTATGCCAACCTGTTCGGCGAGCAACCAGCTGTGGTGAAGCCCGATTATATCAAGTGGATGCTGGACGATCCGTATATCAATTTCTCGATCGAGCCTGTCAGCGACGCCACTGGCGGCGAAACCGGCATCGCCCATGTCGGCCTGCAAGCAGAAAGTCCTGAAGAACTGCAAGCCGTCTACGAGCGTGTGCAGGATGCCGCCGGTCCGCGGTTTGAGGAAGGCGCGACCACCTGCTGCTATGCCTCATCAGAGAAAAACTGGACACAGGACCCGGACGGCCTGATCTGGGAAGCCTTCTACACCGACGGACAGGTCACCCATTATGGGAAATTGCCGGATCTCGGCGGCGGTAAATCCGACGCTGCGTGCTGCTTGAACTAA
- a CDS encoding argininosuccinate synthase: MSDSVKRVVLAFSGGLDTSVILKWLQQEYNCEVVTFTADLGQGEELEPARKTAELLGVKPEHIFIDDLREEFVKDYVFPMMRANALYEGLYLLGTSIARPLISKRQIEIAKATGADAVAHGATGKGNDQIRFELGYYGLNPEVKVIAPWREWDLTSRTRLIEFAEKHQIPVPKDKRGEAPFSTDANMLHTSSEGKVLEDPWEEVPDYVYSRTNNPEDAPDTPEYITIDFEHGDGVAINGEGMSPATLLEKLNDYGREHGIGRLDLVENRFVGMKSRGMYETPGGTIYHAAHRGIEQLTLDSGAAHMKDELAPRYAELVYNGFWFAPEREMLQAAIDKSQERVTGTVRLKLYKGSVNVVGRKADVDFNLYSEDVVTFEDDAGAYDQKDAEGFIKLNALRLRLLGKRDG; this comes from the coding sequence ATGAGCGATTCCGTCAAGCGTGTGGTTTTGGCCTTTTCCGGAGGTCTTGATACCAGTGTGATCCTGAAGTGGTTGCAGCAAGAATATAATTGTGAAGTCGTTACTTTTACTGCTGATCTGGGACAGGGAGAGGAATTAGAACCTGCGCGCAAGACGGCAGAATTGCTGGGTGTTAAGCCTGAACATATCTTCATTGATGATTTGCGCGAAGAATTTGTGAAAGATTATGTCTTCCCGATGATGCGGGCCAATGCGCTTTATGAGGGGCTCTATCTGCTCGGCACTTCAATCGCTCGGCCGCTTATTTCAAAGCGCCAGATAGAGATTGCCAAAGCGACTGGCGCTGATGCCGTGGCTCATGGTGCAACAGGGAAAGGCAATGATCAGATCCGCTTTGAACTAGGATATTATGGGCTGAACCCCGAGGTGAAGGTTATAGCGCCTTGGCGGGAATGGGATTTGACGAGCCGTACCCGGTTAATTGAATTTGCTGAAAAGCACCAAATTCCTGTCCCCAAGGATAAGCGTGGTGAAGCACCATTTTCGACAGACGCAAACATGTTGCATACCTCGTCCGAGGGCAAAGTGCTGGAAGATCCATGGGAAGAGGTGCCGGATTACGTCTATTCGCGGACTAACAATCCCGAGGATGCGCCGGATACGCCGGAATATATCACCATCGATTTTGAACATGGTGATGGTGTAGCCATTAATGGTGAGGGGATGAGCCCCGCGACCTTACTCGAAAAGCTGAATGACTATGGTCGTGAGCACGGCATTGGTCGGCTCGATCTGGTCGAGAACCGCTTTGTCGGCATGAAATCGCGCGGCATGTATGAAACGCCGGGTGGTACGATTTATCATGCGGCCCATCGCGGTATAGAGCAATTGACCCTCGACAGCGGCGCAGCCCATATGAAAGATGAACTGGCACCGCGTTATGCAGAACTGGTCTATAACGGTTTCTGGTTTGCGCCCGAACGTGAGATGTTGCAGGCGGCGATTGACAAGAGCCAGGAGCGGGTGACCGGAACGGTGCGGCTGAAGCTCTATAAGGGCTCGGTTAATGTGGTTGGCCGCAAGGCGGATGTCGATTTTAACCTCTACAGCGAAGATGTCGTTACCTTTGAGGATGATGCGGGCGCTTATGATCAGAAAGACGCAGAAGGCTTTATCAAACTCAATGCCTTGCGGCTTCGGTTGCTAGGTAAGCGTGACGGCTGA